Sequence from the Pedobacter sp. D749 genome:
TATTGCTTCAGTGATTATGCTGGTAATAGGAGCAGGTGCATGCGCGGTAATTCTATCTAATTTAAGTATTGGCCATTAGTCATTTTTATTGTGTCAAGATTGCGGGTTTGGCTTTCTCCTTTGACCTTTAAATAATATCTTTGCGTTTTATAGAAATAGAGTATCAGTTGAGATTTGTCTTGATACCTGATACTCAAACTTGATACTCCAAAATGAAAATATCATATAACTGGTTAAAACAATTCGTACAGATTGATAAAACGCCTCAGGAACTTTCCTTAATCCTTACCAATGTTGGTTTAGAAGTAGAAAGTGTAGAAAAAGTGCAGCCCGTTGTTGGCGGCTTGGAGGGGTTGGTTATCGGCGAAGTATTAACCTGTGTTCAGCATCCCAATGCCGATCGTTTGCGCATTACTACGGTAAACGTTGGTGGTAAAGAAAACCTTCAGATTGTTTGCGGTGCTCCAAATGTAGGCGCTGGTCAAAAAGTGGTAGTCGCTACAGTAGGTACAACAGTATATCCTTTAGAGGGTGAGCCTTTTAAAATAAAAGAATCAAAAATCAGGGGCGAACTTTCTCAGGGCATGATTTGTGCAGAAGATGAAATTGGCTTAGGCAAGTCTCATGATGGAATTATGATCCTTGACGAAGATACCGAAATTGGGATCCGCGCAAAAGACCATTTCAAAATGGATGATGATTTTGTTTTCGAAATCGGATTAACACCAAACCGTGCCGATGCGGCTTCGCATTTAGGTGTGGCGAGAGATTTAGCTGCTTATTTCAGAAGTGAATATGAAATGCCTGATCTTTCCGCTTTTAAAACAGATAACGAAAATCTGGTAATTCCGGTAGAAGTAGAAGATTTTGCCGCTTGTCCGCGTTACAGCAGCCTTACCCTTTCTGGCGTTACCGTAAAAGAATCACCAGATTGGTTAAAAGATAAATTGAAGGTAATTGGTTTACGTCCGATTAATAATGTGGTTGATATTACCAATTATGTACTTCATGGTTTAGGTCAGCCTTTACATGCTTTCGACGCCGATAAAATTACCGGTGGAAAAGTAATCGTGAAAAAAGTTGCTGAAGGAACACCGTTTATAACCCTTGATGATGTGGAGCGTAAGTTAAGTGCAGATGATTTAATGATCTGCAATGCTGAAGCACCAATGTGTATTGCAGGGGTTTTCGGCGGAAAGTCTTCTGGTGTTGACACCAATACCAAAAATATTTTCTTAGAAAGTGCTTATTTCAATTCGGTTTCTGTACGAAAAACATCAAAAAGACATGGTTTAAAAACCGATGCCTCTTTCCGTTACGAGCGTGGTACCGATCCGGAGATTACAGTAACAGCTTTAAAATATGCAGCTTTATTAATTAAAGAACTGGCTGGAGGCGAAATTTCTTCATCAGTTTCTGATATTTATCCAAGCCACATCAAGCCGTTTGAGTTTGATGTGAGCTATACCAATATCAATAAATTAATCGGTGCAAATATCCCTTCAACCGAAATTAAACACATTATTACAGCTTTAGGTATTTCGGCAACCAATACTTCTGATGATACCCTGGCTTTAAGAGTGCCATCGTTTAAAGTTGATGTGACGCGTGAGTGCGATATTACTGAAGAAGTATTACGTATTTATGGTTATGACAATATCGAAATTCCGGCAAAGGTAAATGCATCGCTTTCATACAGCGTTAAGCCTGAAAAAGAAAATACGCATAATGTAATTGCAGATATGCTTGCCGCTAATGGTTATGCAGAAATTATGTGTAACTCGTTAACTAAATCGGCTTATTCGAAAAATTTAGACGAAGCAGTATTCATTTTAAATCCGTTAAGCAGCGATTTAAATGTAATGCGCCAGAATTTATTGATGCCGGCTTTAGAAAGCGTAGCCTACAACCAGAACCGTAAAAATGCTGATGTTAAGTTTTACGAATTCGGTAAAACCTACCATTTAATCAATGAGCAATATGTAGAGCGTCCAAGGTTGTTATTGTTGATTTCGGGCGCTAAACAAAGCGAGCAATGGAACCATAATGCGAAGTCATCTACTTTCTATAATTTAAAATCAGCAGTTGATGCAATTATATCGCGTTTAGGCGTTACAAGCTATCAGTCTGATACTTTAAATGATGAAAACTTTGCTTACGGCATCAAATATTTCCGTGGAGATAAAATCCTGGTAAGTTTCGGTGCGGCTTCAAAAGCCGACCGCAAAGTGGCTGATGTAAATGCAGAGGTATTTTATGCTGATTTCGATTGGGCAACTTTATTAGATATTGTAAGGAAAAATAAAATCGTACACAAAGATGTTTCTAAATACCCGCAGGTTCGTCGCGATCTTTCATTGTTGATTGATCAAAATGTAACCTTCGATACCTTAAAGGGTATTGCATTTAAAACCGATAAAAAGCTGATCAAGGAAGTTGGTGTATTCGATGTATACGTTGGTGATAAATTGCCGGAGGGAAAAAAATCTTATGCCTTGAATTTTATTTTGCAGGATGAAGAACAAACCCTAACCGATAAGCAGATTGAAAACACGATGCAGAAATTAATCGCGAATTTAACGGCACAAGCTGGTGCAGAAATTAGGAAATAAAATATAAATTCGTATTTTTAGAAATAAATTCATGACTTCTGTTGCAGATCAGTTAGATAAAGTATTACAAAAAACAGCTCAGGTAATTGAGTTATGTAATGCGCTACAGGAAGAAAATGATTTATTAAAGCTTGAAAATCAATCGTTAAAAGTAGCACTCGATACAGCGAAAGGCAAAAATTTGGAACTTGACGAAAAATTAAGGGTTACAAAATTGGCTAAAAGTATAGAGGGAACAAGTGAAAAATCGCTTGACATTAAACAAAAAATTAACGATTTTGTGCGTGAGATTGATAAGAATATTGCATTATTAAAAAAATAATGATGCAAAGAAATCAGAAACTAAGCTAAACAAATGGGAGAAATCTCGATTAAAATAACCATTTCCGACCGTATTTATCCACTAAAGGTGAATATGGAAGAGGAAGAAATTGTGAGACGGGCAGCAAAAATGATCAATGAGCGCATAAAAGATTACCAGGATAATTATGCGGTTAGAGATAAGCAGGATCTTCTTTCTATGGCCGTGTTGCATTATGCAACAGCCGTATTAAGAACAGAAAACAAAGTACAAAGTCAGGATACTGCTGTTGCCGATAAAGTTGAAGAATTGGATGTTTTACTCAATAATTTCTTTTCAAAATAAGGTTCGTTCTTTCGGCATTCGTCACTCTGAACTTGTTTCAGGGGCTGTTTAATAAGATCCTGAAAATCCGATAGTTATCGGATCAGGATGATGGGGCCAATATTTAGCATAAAGACATAGCCGCGGCTAGTTTTTGAGTTTCAAATTTTATAAAACTTAACACTTCAATATCTATAGGGTTAAGAGGGCGTATTTCATCTGCTATGGCACCTGAAAATGGCTTAAACCCTAATTATGCTTAGTTGAGGTTTAAAATGTATGAGACTTTAAAAATTAGTTGCGGTTTTTTTTTACTTAAAAAACAAAATGGAAATAGTTGAAATATTAGGATACGTATTTGCCGTAATAGCGGGTATAGCTATCGGAGTAGTGGTAGGAAGATTCCTCCTGCGTAACTTGCTTAAACAGCAGGAAGTTGCCGCACAGAACAAAGTGAAAAAGATTTTAAAAGATGCAGAAAACAATGCAGAGATATTAAAAAAGAATAAACTTTTAGAAGCAAAAGAAAAGTTTTTGCAAATGAAAGCGGAGCATGAGCAAGAAGTGAATGCCAAAAATAATAACATTAACCAACGCGAAAACACCATGAAGCAGAAAGAGCAATCGGTGAACCAGCGCATGGAAAACTTCAATAAAAAAGAACAGGAACTCGATAAGCACAAAAGCAACCTCGAAAAACAAACTGAACTTGCTATTAAAAAGCAAGAAGAGGTAGAAGTGCTTAAAAATCAACACCTAACACAATTGGAAACTATTGCAGGTTTATCGGCCGAAGAGGCTAAAAACCAGTTGGTAGAAAATCTAAAAGAAGTTGCCCGTACACAGGCCATGATCCAGATTAAGGATATTGTTGACGAAGCAAAATTAACGGCGAGCAAAGAAGCTAAAAAAGTGGTGATCCAAACCATTCAGCGTACGGCCACCGAAGCTGCGATTGAAAACTCTGTTTCTATTTTTCATATCGAAAGTGACGAGATTAAAGGTCGCGTTATTGGTAGAGAAGGTAGAAATATCCGCGCTTTAGAAGCGGCAACCGGTATTGAGATTATTGTGGATGATACACCAGAAGCCATTATTTTATCCGGTTTCGACCCGGTAAGAAGAGAAATTGCCCGTTTAGCTTTACACCGTTTGGTAACAGATGGTCGTATCCACCCGGCGCGTATTGAGGAAATTGTAGCGAAAACCAAAAAACAGATCGAAGATGAGATTGTAGAGATTGGTGAGCGTACAGTGATCGATTTAGGTATCCATGGTTTACATCCGGAGCTGATCCGCATGGTTGGCCGTATGCGTTACCGTTCATCTTATGGACAAAACTTATTACATCACTCTCGTGAGGTAGCTAATTTCTGTGCTACCATGGCTGCAGAATTAGGTTTAAATGCTAAAATGGCCAAACGCGCTGGACTATTACACGATATAGGTAAAGTGCCTGATGATAATCCTGAATTGCCACACGCAATTTTAGGGATGCAACTGGCCGAAAAATATAAGGAACACCCTGAAATCTGCAATGCCATTGGTGCTCACCACGATGAAATTGAGATGACTTCAATGATTTCTCCAATCATTCAGGCTTGCGATGCTATTTCTGGTGCCCGTCCTGGTGCCCGCCGTGAGGTTGTAGAAAGTTACATCAAACGTTTAAAAGATCTTGAAGAACTGGCTTTATCTTACCCTGGTGTAGAAAAAACTTTTGCTATCCAGGCTGGTAGAGAGTTACGTGTAATTGTAGAAAGCGAACGTATTACCGATGCACAGGCAGAACTTTTAGCCGCTGATATTTCGACTCGTATTCAAACCGAAATGACTTATCCGGGGCAGATTAAGGTTACTGTAATCAGGGAAACCCGTTCTGTAGCATTTGCGAAATAAAGAAGGTGATTACACAGATTTTGTGATTACACTGATTAAAATTTATCTCGCTAGCCTCGGTTCGTGTCCTCACGAAACGATACGAGCAAAAGGTTTGTGAAGACACAAACCTTGGCGAATGAATTAAACAAAATATTAAGCGATGGAATATCCATCGCTTTTTTTTATTTTTACATAATGAGCAAGCAAACTATCCAAATCGAACCAAAGAGACTTGTAGATGTGCTTTTTGACAAGTATGCCGAAAGTCACCAAAACCCGACTAACAAACTGGTACACTGGATCTGCGTTCCATTAATCGTATTCAGTTTATTGGGTTTAATCTGGCAAATTCCTTTTCCGCATATTGGCTTTTTGGGTAGCTATAACGGTTTCTTTAACTGGGCTTCGTTCCTTTTAGCCTTTAGCTTGTATTATTATTTTACTTTATCACCTGTATTGTTTTTTATGATGATCTGGGTGGTTGGCCTAATGAGTTACATCATCGTAAAAATTGAGCAGGTGGTAGGCTTAGGAACTGGCACTGCTTATGCCATTTATGCAGCAATATTTGTTGCGGCCTGGATTGGTCAGT
This genomic interval carries:
- the rny gene encoding ribonuclease Y: MEIVEILGYVFAVIAGIAIGVVVGRFLLRNLLKQQEVAAQNKVKKILKDAENNAEILKKNKLLEAKEKFLQMKAEHEQEVNAKNNNINQRENTMKQKEQSVNQRMENFNKKEQELDKHKSNLEKQTELAIKKQEEVEVLKNQHLTQLETIAGLSAEEAKNQLVENLKEVARTQAMIQIKDIVDEAKLTASKEAKKVVIQTIQRTATEAAIENSVSIFHIESDEIKGRVIGREGRNIRALEAATGIEIIVDDTPEAIILSGFDPVRREIARLALHRLVTDGRIHPARIEEIVAKTKKQIEDEIVEIGERTVIDLGIHGLHPELIRMVGRMRYRSSYGQNLLHHSREVANFCATMAAELGLNAKMAKRAGLLHDIGKVPDDNPELPHAILGMQLAEKYKEHPEICNAIGAHHDEIEMTSMISPIIQACDAISGARPGARREVVESYIKRLKDLEELALSYPGVEKTFAIQAGRELRVIVESERITDAQAELLAADISTRIQTEMTYPGQIKVTVIRETRSVAFAK
- the pheT gene encoding phenylalanine--tRNA ligase subunit beta, yielding MKISYNWLKQFVQIDKTPQELSLILTNVGLEVESVEKVQPVVGGLEGLVIGEVLTCVQHPNADRLRITTVNVGGKENLQIVCGAPNVGAGQKVVVATVGTTVYPLEGEPFKIKESKIRGELSQGMICAEDEIGLGKSHDGIMILDEDTEIGIRAKDHFKMDDDFVFEIGLTPNRADAASHLGVARDLAAYFRSEYEMPDLSAFKTDNENLVIPVEVEDFAACPRYSSLTLSGVTVKESPDWLKDKLKVIGLRPINNVVDITNYVLHGLGQPLHAFDADKITGGKVIVKKVAEGTPFITLDDVERKLSADDLMICNAEAPMCIAGVFGGKSSGVDTNTKNIFLESAYFNSVSVRKTSKRHGLKTDASFRYERGTDPEITVTALKYAALLIKELAGGEISSSVSDIYPSHIKPFEFDVSYTNINKLIGANIPSTEIKHIITALGISATNTSDDTLALRVPSFKVDVTRECDITEEVLRIYGYDNIEIPAKVNASLSYSVKPEKENTHNVIADMLAANGYAEIMCNSLTKSAYSKNLDEAVFILNPLSSDLNVMRQNLLMPALESVAYNQNRKNADVKFYEFGKTYHLINEQYVERPRLLLLISGAKQSEQWNHNAKSSTFYNLKSAVDAIISRLGVTSYQSDTLNDENFAYGIKYFRGDKILVSFGAASKADRKVADVNAEVFYADFDWATLLDIVRKNKIVHKDVSKYPQVRRDLSLLIDQNVTFDTLKGIAFKTDKKLIKEVGVFDVYVGDKLPEGKKSYALNFILQDEEQTLTDKQIENTMQKLIANLTAQAGAEIRK
- a CDS encoding cell division protein ZapA, with product MGEISIKITISDRIYPLKVNMEEEEIVRRAAKMINERIKDYQDNYAVRDKQDLLSMAVLHYATAVLRTENKVQSQDTAVADKVEELDVLLNNFFSK
- a CDS encoding DUF962 domain-containing protein is translated as MSKQTIQIEPKRLVDVLFDKYAESHQNPTNKLVHWICVPLIVFSLLGLIWQIPFPHIGFLGSYNGFFNWASFLLAFSLYYYFTLSPVLFFMMIWVVGLMSYIIVKIEQVVGLGTGTAYAIYAAIFVAAWIGQFIGHKIEGKKPSFLDDVKFLLIGPIWLLHFICKKTGIKY